From a single Piliocolobus tephrosceles isolate RC106 chromosome 21, ASM277652v3, whole genome shotgun sequence genomic region:
- the PRSS57 gene encoding serine protease 57 isoform X2, with product MRPGSGGWGRPLLTVATALMLPMQSPGSWGAQIIGGREVTPHSRPYMASVQFGGQHHCGGFLLQARWVVSAAHCFSHGDLRTGLVVLGAHALRTTEPTQQVFGISAVTTHPDFHPVTHVNDICLLRLNGSAVLGPAVGLLRLPGRRARSPAAGTQCQVAGWGFVSDFEDLPPGLMEAEVRVLDLDVCNSSWKGHLSRTMLCTRSGDSHRRGFCSADSGGPLVCRNRAHGLVSFSGLWCGDPKTPDVYTQVSAFVTWIWDVVRRSSPQPGPLPGTTTPPGVVA from the exons ATGAGGCCTGGGTCGGGGGGCTGGGGACGTCCGCTGCTGACCGTGGCCACTGCCCTGATGCTGCCCATGCAGTCCCCCG GCTCCTGGGGAGCCCAGATCATCGGCGGCCGCGAGGTGACCCCCCACTCCAGGCCCTACATGGCATCCGTGCAGTTCGGGGGCCAGCACCACTGCGGAGGCTTCCTGCTGCAAGCCCGCTGGGTGGTCTCGGCCGCGCACTGCTTCAGCCACGG AGACCTCCGCACCGGCCTGGTGGTGCTGGGCGCCCATGCCCTGCGTACCACAGAGCCCACCCAGCAGGTGTTTGGCATCAGTGCTGTCACCACGCACCCCGACTTCCACCCTGTGACCCACGTCAACGACATCTGCCTGCTGCGG CTGAACGGCTCTGCTGTCCTGGGCCCTGCAGTGGGGCTGCTGAGGCTGCCAGGGAGACGGGCCAGGTCCCCCGCAGCTGGGACACAGTGCCAGGTGGCTGGCTGGGGCTTCGTGTCTGACTTTGAGGATCTGCCACCTGGACTGATGGAGGCCGAAGTCCGAGTGCTGGACCTGGACGTCTGCAACAGCTCCTGGAAGGGCCACCTGAGCCGTACCATGCTCTGCACTCGCAGTGGGGACAGCCATAGGCGAGGCTTCTGCTCG GCCGATTCCGGGGGCCCCCTGGTGTGCAGGAACCGGGCTCACGGCCTCGTATCCTTCTCTGGCCTCTGGTGCGGCGACCCCAAGACCCCCGATGTGTACACGCAGGTGTCCGCCTTTGTGACCTGGATCTGGGACGTGGTTCGGCGGAGCAGCCCCCAGCCCGGCCCCCTGCCTGGGACCACCACGCCCCCAGGAGTCGTCGCCTGA
- the PRSS57 gene encoding serine protease 57 isoform X1, whose translation MRPGSGGWGRPLLTVATALMLPMQSPAGSWGAQIIGGREVTPHSRPYMASVQFGGQHHCGGFLLQARWVVSAAHCFSHGDLRTGLVVLGAHALRTTEPTQQVFGISAVTTHPDFHPVTHVNDICLLRLNGSAVLGPAVGLLRLPGRRARSPAAGTQCQVAGWGFVSDFEDLPPGLMEAEVRVLDLDVCNSSWKGHLSRTMLCTRSGDSHRRGFCSADSGGPLVCRNRAHGLVSFSGLWCGDPKTPDVYTQVSAFVTWIWDVVRRSSPQPGPLPGTTTPPGVVA comes from the exons ATGAGGCCTGGGTCGGGGGGCTGGGGACGTCCGCTGCTGACCGTGGCCACTGCCCTGATGCTGCCCATGCAGTCCCCCG CAGGCTCCTGGGGAGCCCAGATCATCGGCGGCCGCGAGGTGACCCCCCACTCCAGGCCCTACATGGCATCCGTGCAGTTCGGGGGCCAGCACCACTGCGGAGGCTTCCTGCTGCAAGCCCGCTGGGTGGTCTCGGCCGCGCACTGCTTCAGCCACGG AGACCTCCGCACCGGCCTGGTGGTGCTGGGCGCCCATGCCCTGCGTACCACAGAGCCCACCCAGCAGGTGTTTGGCATCAGTGCTGTCACCACGCACCCCGACTTCCACCCTGTGACCCACGTCAACGACATCTGCCTGCTGCGG CTGAACGGCTCTGCTGTCCTGGGCCCTGCAGTGGGGCTGCTGAGGCTGCCAGGGAGACGGGCCAGGTCCCCCGCAGCTGGGACACAGTGCCAGGTGGCTGGCTGGGGCTTCGTGTCTGACTTTGAGGATCTGCCACCTGGACTGATGGAGGCCGAAGTCCGAGTGCTGGACCTGGACGTCTGCAACAGCTCCTGGAAGGGCCACCTGAGCCGTACCATGCTCTGCACTCGCAGTGGGGACAGCCATAGGCGAGGCTTCTGCTCG GCCGATTCCGGGGGCCCCCTGGTGTGCAGGAACCGGGCTCACGGCCTCGTATCCTTCTCTGGCCTCTGGTGCGGCGACCCCAAGACCCCCGATGTGTACACGCAGGTGTCCGCCTTTGTGACCTGGATCTGGGACGTGGTTCGGCGGAGCAGCCCCCAGCCCGGCCCCCTGCCTGGGACCACCACGCCCCCAGGAGTCGTCGCCTGA